The DNA window ATATATAAAGTAAATTCTAATCCTTGAAGCCAGTTGTTGTGACAGGGAAAAGTTGTAATGTTTTTAGAGGTCTGTTATTGTTGCAATggacaatattattattagaagAACCTTCTCGATCTGTCATCAACATCCAATCCATACCGTTGCTTCTCATCATCCCATTCTTCCATAGGTACTTCATCATTTGATGAGGTGATGCATTTGTTCCTTCAACCTACATAAAGgaccacaaaatttaaaaaacataagATCACAATCATTAAAAGTacatctttttttccttcttaagCTTTGTGTCAAGTCTAATATCACTATATAAATTTGTACGGAGGGAGTAATTGTTAGGAATTAGGATGCGATAGTTTTAAGGGAGGAGGAAACTTGCACCTATTATTTATACCAAACCGCGTGGATTTACTATGATTAAGTGATAAACTGAGGCAAATCTATTTATAATACTCTcttcgtctcaatttatatgtgaCACTACTTCTTTTTACTCAATCACAAAAATATTGGGACGGGGAAGTATTACTTATTAATTGTTTCACGGGAATTCAGAAACTCTTGCTCAAACCTTGTATATGAATACATccactaattaaatattataactaCGATAATCTCGTAAGAAGGGCCTAGAGCGGATGGGTGTACACAGTACTGCACACACGGATCTTAtcctacctttgtggggtagagaggcTAGTTGTTCCGATAGACTCCCAACTCAAGAAAAAtcactaattaaatatttgtgcttGAACTAAGTTAAACTATTAAGGTCACgatagaataaaataaaaaatcataaacttcaaatttgaaatctATCTCGAGACATATACGTCATCCTCATAGtagtatatttaattttgcatGTACGTGCATGGACATCACAATCAAAACACTGAGACTATACATGCACGTGGTAGATCTCGAGTAGAGAAAGACACATTAATAATGTACCTGATGAAGAAATATTGTTGGAGAGTTAGGGTAAAGTTGACAATTCACAGGCCCAGAAGCAtaagaagatgaagaaggaggagaaggaggtGGAGGAGGAATAGGGTTTTGCTTTTGTTGTTTTCTCATTTTTTGCCTGTCTCTAGCTTTGTGGTTTTGGAACCAATAAAACACATTCTTCCATTGTATCTTTCCATACATAGAAAGATGGGAAGTAATCATTTGTACTTGACATGAATTTGGATTTGTCAAACCTTTTTTGTACATATCTTGTAAAATCATAAGCTGTTGTGGAGTTGGTTTCCACCTAGCTCTagccatttttcttcttttgtgtgtgtgtgtgtgactAACAAAAAAGATTCTTGATGTTTCTCTTTTAAGGGTTTAATTCAAAGTAGTAAACTTGTGTCTAGTTTTATTGGGGGAGAGTATGTAGTATAGTACTATAAATAGATAAGAAGGGTAGACGTCAAGTGGAGTGAAATAAGTAGTCATGCTGGTGTCATACAATGATAGAGGACAGGACGGAGCTAGCCCCTTGTACGCGGGTTTAGTTGAATTCAGTAGATTTTGTTCAAACagtgtatttatatttaataaattcattatatatatatatatattaatcttaGAATCCAGTTGTTATCGTTGGTTAAAGTCATCGTTATAAAAATTTAGaactcataaaattaaaatcctGATTTTGCCTCAGATAAAAAGGAGAGTAAGTTGGGGCAAGTCATTTAATTAGGTTGGTTGTTCATTTCTATGCATTATATTACTGGAACGAATCAGGCAAAATCTTAATTACAGTGTGGACCTAAGATCCATTTCTTATCATTTGACCTCTTTGGATTGGTAAGCATCATTAGACATTAGATAGAGGAGATATTATTTGGTACGGATTTTTCTTTGTTCACGGGATTAATAAATTATGAGAGAATTGCATATAAGTATAACTAACACACATAGTTTGTGATAGAATGGTTTAGttttaatttagaaaatttaCATGATGTAATAAATATGTGTTATAGTATATTATATAGTATAActacatttcatttttttaaaacatcctttctttctctctttttcagTCTTGCTTgcctctctcttttcttccccTCCCCCACAAactgtatatatttattcataAGTATGGTTTGTATcataattatgaatattagtTATAGTTTGCTTAATTACAATGCATAGCAACGAttttaaagagaagaaaagcaAGCAACAGTTTGAAAAGAGAAAGGAGAGACGCTAGATGCAGAAAGGAGAGATGCTAGATGCAGACTGTATCATAGATATAACCTGATATAAGATTGTAGCTCAAATACATAGATACACATATTAGcttgaaaacaaaaatataaatacacttaTACACATACATATCAATCATCaatcaaacacaaatacatAAATACATATACTAACTTTGAAACTGAAATATAGACACACAGCTACACATATGTATCAATTATCAACGGAACACAAATACACAGATATACATGTGTATATGATACACAAAACTCAAGAATAAtcggagaaaaagaaaagattcaaaaacagatatacatgtttttcaTCTATAGAATATACATTTGATACTCTCTTTACCTTACCAtgaataaatttttcaaaagaaagaagatt is part of the Solanum stenotomum isolate F172 chromosome 8, ASM1918654v1, whole genome shotgun sequence genome and encodes:
- the LOC125873295 gene encoding WUSCHEL-related homeobox 3-like, with the protein product MARARWKPTPQQLMILQDMYKKGLTNPNSCQVQMITSHLSMYGKIQWKNVFYWFQNHKARDRQKMRKQQKQNPIPPPPPSPPSSSSYASGPVNCQLYPNSPTIFLHQVEGTNASPHQMMKYLWKNGMMRSNGMDWMLMTDREGSSNNNIVHCNNNRPLKTLQLFPVTTTGFKD